The window GTGGTGCGCGTGCGCGGCGCCGACGGCGGCCGGGCGCGATGTGGTTCCGGGCCGCCCCGCCCTGCACAATGCAGCGTGTGACTGATCAGGACCCGTATCTGTGGCTGGAAGACGTCGAGGGGGAGCCCGCTCTCGCGTGGGTGGCCCGCCGGAACGCGGAGACCGAGGCGGCGCTGGCCGTCGGCGAGGACTTCGCCAAGCTGAGAACGCGCCTGCGGGACGTGCTGGACGCGTCGGACCGCATTCCGGGGACCGTCCGGCGGGGCGCGCACCTCTACAACTTCTGGCGGGACGCGACGCGGGTGCGCGGCGTGTGGCGGCGTACGACGCTCGAGCAGTACCGCAAGGACGCGCCCGAGTGGGAGGTCCTCCTCGACATCGACGCGCTCGCGGCGGCCGAGGGCGAGAAATGGGTGTGGGCGGGTGCCCACGTCCTGCGTCCCGGCCACGACCGCGCGCTGCTGAGCCTGTCGCGCGACGGCGGTGACGCGGTCGTGGTGCGTGAGTTCGACCTCGTCGGCATGGAGTTCGTCGAGGACGGCTTCCGGGTCGCGGAGGCGAAGACGCTGATCGGCTGGATCGACGCCGACACCGTCTTCGTCGGCACGGACACCGGGCCGGGCTCGCTGACCGACTCGGGCTATCCGCGCACGGTGCGCAGGTGGCGCCGCGGGACGCCGCTGGACGACGCCCCGGTGGTCTTCGAGGGGGAGCCGGGTGACGTCTCGGCCGGTGCATGGCACGACAGCACCCCCGGTTTCGAGCGGGACTTCGTCGTCCGGACGCTGGACTTCCACCGCGGTGAGCTTCACCTGATGGGCGCGGACGGCACGCTGGAGCGGATCGACGTTCCCGACGACGCCGTCGCCTACGCTTATCGCGGGTATCTCGTCGTCACGCCGAAGTCGGCCTGGCTCGGGCAGCCCGCGGGCTCCCTGCTGGCGTTCGGCTTCGACGCGTTCCGGGCGGGCGACCGCACCGCGCAGGTGCTGTTCACCCCGGACGGGCGCACGGCCCTGGCGGACCACTCCTGGACCCGCCACCACCTGATCCTGACGACGATGCGCGACGTGAACACGCGCATCGAGGTGCTCACCCCGTCCTCCGGCGGCACCTGGACCCGCGGTCCGCTGGCCGAGGTGCCCGCGCTGTCCGACGCGACCGTCGTGGACACGGACCCCGACGTGTCGGACGAGTTCTTCCTCGACGTGTCCGGGTTCCTGCAGCCCTCCACGCTCTACCGGGGCGAGACCGGGGGCGGCATGGAGATCCTCAAGCAGGCTCCGGCGCGCTTCGACACGACCGGCCTGCGGGTCGCTCAGCACTTCGCGGTCTCCGAGGACGGCACACGGGTGCCGTACTACGTGATCGGCCCCGAGGCCGCCCGCCCGGGTCCCACCCTGCTGTACGGCTACGGCGGGTTCGAGATCTCGCTCACGCCGTACTACGGGGCGGTGACCGGCAGGGCCTGGCTGGAGCGCGGCGGCACGTACGTGATCGCGAACATCCGGGGCGGCGGCGAGTACGGCCCGACGTGGCACCGGGCCGCGCTCGGCGCGGACCGCCACCGGGCCTTCGAGGACTTCGCCGCGGTCGCCGGCGACCTCGTCGCCCGGGGCATCACCACGCCCGCCATGCTGGGCGCCGAGGGCGGGAGCAACGGCGGACTGCTCATGGGCGCGATGATCACCCGCTACCCGGAACTGTTCGGGGCCGTCGTCGCGGACGTTCCCCTGCTGGACATGATGCGCTTCCACAAGCTCCTGGCGGGCGCGTCCTGGATCGCGGAGTACGGCGATCCCGACGACGCGGCCGACGCCGTCCACCTGCGGGATCTCTCCCCCTACCACCGGCTGGCGGCGGGACTCCCCTGCCCGCCGGTCCTGCTGATGACGTCCACCCGCGACGACCGGGTCCACCCCGGGCACGCCCGGAAGGCGGCCGCCCGCATGCGCGAACTCGGCCTGCCGGTCCTGTTCCACGAGAACGTCGGCGGAGGTCACGCGGGAGCGTCCGACAACGCGCAGGCCGCTCACAACAGTGCGCTCGTGCACACCTTCCTGTGGCGGCACCTGGCACCACGGGATCCCTCCGCCGCACGCTGACGGGGCCGGGGCCGTTCCGCCCGGCCCCGTCGGGTCATCGCGCCACGGCCAGGCAGTACGCCTCGTCGGTGGCCAGGAGGTTGCGGTGGGTGTCCTCCGCGGTGATCACGCCGTCGTCCAGGACCAGGACACGGTCGGCCGCGTCCAGGAGGGCCGGGCTGCTCGTGAGCACGACGGTGGTCCGGCCCCGGCGCAGCTTCGCGATGTTGCGGGAGATGAGCTGCTCGGTGACCGCGTCCACCGCTGTCGTGGGGTCGTGGAGCACCAGGACCTCGGCGTCCGCGGCAAGGGCCCGGGCCAGGGACAGCCGCTGCCGCTGGCCTCCGGAGAGGTTGGCCCCCCGGTCGCGTACGCCGTGGTCGAGCCCGTCCCGGTGGAGGGCCACGACATCGGTCAGCATGGACGCCTCGACGGCCTCGGCGACCGTCGCGCTGGTGCCGGACGGGTCGATGTTCGAGCGCAGCGTGCCCGCGAAGATCTCACCGTCGTAGGGGTTCACCAGCATGTGCTCCCGGACCGCCTCGACCGACAGGTCCGAGAGGTCCTGCCCGCCGAGCCGTACCGCTCCCTCGTACGCGTGGGGCGGGGTGTCCGCGGCGAGTACGGATGCCAGGTCGGCGGCCGCGCGGGGCTGGTAGGCGGTGACCGCCACGAACTCCCCCGCGCGCACCCGGAAGGTCAGCTTGCCGAGGGATCCGTGGCTGACGTCGTCGATCTCGAGGTCCCCCCCGGTGGCGGGGTGTCCGGACCCCGGGGCGGCAACGGGAGGTGCGGTGAGGACCAGAGCCATCCGCTCGGCGGAGGCCCGCGCCATCATGACGTACTTGGGCATCTCCGAGAACATCTTCAGCGGTTCCATGATGAACTGCGCCAGTCCCACGGCCATCACGAGTTCGCCGATGGTGATGCTGCCCTCGAAGGCGAGCCAGCCGGCCGTCAGGGTCACCGCGGCGGCGAGGACGGCGTTGAGGGCGAGGGCCGTGCCGGCGTACACGCCGTTGACCCTGGCGACGGTGACCGCCTGGCGGCGTGCCTCCGTGCTGACCTTGCGGTAGGAGAGGAACGCCGCGTGGTTGCCGCCGAATCCGTGCAGCGGGCGCAGGCCGGTGATCAGGTCGGCAACCTTGGCGCCGGCCCGTGCCACCCGGGCCTGCTGCTCCTGGGTGCTGGAACCGATCCGCCCGGACATGACGCTGAGGACGGAGAGAATCGCGACGGTCCCGGCGATCACCAGGAGGCCGAGCCGCAGGTCGGCCAGGCCGAGTGCCACCGCCGCGACCACCACCGCGACCAGCGAACTGATCAGCAGCGGTACCACCTCGATGATGTCCGCGGTCTGGTCGGCGTCCTCGGTGGCGATGGTCAGCACCTCGCCGGACTTCAGGTCGACGTCACGGGCCACCGGCTGCAGACCGCAGGCCGCGACCCGTACCCGCCAGCGGTGCGCCTCGGTCGTGTTGGCCTTCTGCAGGATGCGCATCCCGAAGCGCCAGGACAGCGAGACCGTCGTGATGATCACGGCGAGGGCGGCGACGGAGAGGCCGAGCGAGCCGAGGCTCCGGTCCTGCATGGTGTGTTCGACGATCAGGCCGAGGGCGATGGGGAAGGCGGTCTCACCGGCCTGGTACAGGCCCATGAGGACGGTGCCCCAGGCCATGGCGCCGAGGTTGCGGCGCAGGGCCGTCCTGAGGATGTCGGACCCCTGGCGGGGCCGCTGCGTGTCAGTTGTCATCGAGGTGGTGGGCAATCGCTTCCGGGGTTCGCAGGGTGAGCAGGTCGCGGATGGTGATGACGGGGCCGAACTCCCGTCGCAGCAGGCCGACCAGCCGGACCGCCACCATGGAGTGGCCGCCCAGCGACACGAAGTCGCTGACCGCGCTCACCTCGTCATCATCCAGGTCGAGCGCCTCGGCGAAGAACTCGCACACCAGGGTCTCCGTCTCCGTCCGCGGGCCACGCTCGCCGCCCGTGGTCAGCACACCCAGGGGCTTGGCCTCGGGCAGCGCCTTGGTGTCGGCCTTCCCGTTCACGGTCAGCGGGATGGCGTCGACCTGGGCGTAGTGCGTCGGGCGCAGGAAGTCGGGCAGACCCGCGCCCGCCTCCGCGGCGACCGTGGCCAGGTCGGAGCCCGCCTCCAGCACGAGGTAGGCGGCCAGCCGGTACGCGCCGTCGACCTGCGGGGCCGGCTGGGCGACCGCGGCGGCGAAACGGACGGCGGGATGCCGGGCGAAAGCTGCCTCGACCTCGCCAAGTTCGACACGGTGGCCCCGGATCTTCACCTGCTGGTCGGTGCGGCCCAGGTACATCAGGTTCCCGTCGGGGCGCCGGACCACCAGGTCGCCCGTGCGGTACATGCGCTCCCCGGGGGCCCCGAAGGGACACGCGACGAAGCGGTGGGCGCTCTGCGCGGGCTGCCCGAGGTAGCCGCGCGCGATGCCGACGCCGGCCACGTACAGCTCACCGGGGACGCCGTCGGGCAGAGGGCGCAGCCACGGGTCGAGGACGTACACGTCGGTGTTGTCGATCGCGACGCCGACCACCGGGTCCTGGCACTCGAAGGTGCCGACGCCGAGGGTGTTGATGGTGTATTCGGTGGGCCCGTACAGGTTGTAGCCGACGGTCCCCTCGGTGTCGGCGAGCCGCTGCCACAGGGCCGGGGTCACGGCCTCACCGCCCAGCAGCACCAGGGCGGGCCGCCGGTCGGGGTCGTCGAGCAGGCCCTCGGCGACCAGTTGCTGGGCGTACGTCGGGGTCACGTTGACGACGTCGATCGCGTGCTCGGCGCAGTACTCGACCAGGCGGGGTGCGTCGCGGCGCAGTTCCTCGTCGCAGATGTGCACCTCGTGGCCGTCCGCCAGCCAGAGCAGTTCCTCCCACGACATGTCGAAGGCGAAGGAGACGGTGTGCGCGATGCGGAAGACGCGGTGGCCGTGCTGTGCCAGCACCGGTTCGAAGATGCGGCGCTGATGGTTGATCAGCATGTTCGTGAGACCGGCGTACTCGGTGACGACGCCCTTGGGCCGGCCCGTCGATCCGGAGGTGTAGATCGTGTAGGCGGGGTGCCGCAGCCGGTCCGGGTCGTCCGGTGCGTAGGTCACGAAGGGCTCGGCCTCGGGCAGCGGGCGGTCCAGCTCGATCAGTTCGCCGGTGAGCCGCGGTGACACGGCGCTGACGGTGAGGATCACCTCGGGCCGGGCGTCCTCGACGATCGCGGCGATGCGCTCGTCCGGGTGGTCCAGTTCCAGTGGTACGTAGGCCGCTCCGACGCGCAGCACCGCGAACAGCGCCACGATCGAGTCGAGGGACCGGGGGATCGCCAGGCCCACCGTCGTCTCCGGGCCGATGCCCCGGCCCGCGAGCACTCCCGCGACCGCGCGGCTGCGGTCCCGGAGTTCGGCGAAGGTGAGGGTGGAGCCGTGGGCGACGAGGGCGGTCCGCCGCGGGTCGAGGTCCGCCGCCCGGTCGAACCGGTCGACGACGGTGTCCGTTCCGATGTCCGTCCGCTCGGCGGGTCCGGCGTCGCCGCCCAGCCCCGGGAGGGCTCCGACCGGTCCCGTCGACCCGGCCAGGTCGGCGAGCACCCGCAGGTAGTCGTCGAGCAGCCGGCGGGCGTGCGCGGGGTCGTCCCCGCGGTGCTCCAGCTTGACCGTGAGCCGGTCGCCGGGCGTCACGACCCAGGTGTACGGGTAGTGGGTCGAGTCGTCCGCCGTCACCGAGGTGATGCCGTGCTCGGCGTTCATCGCGGCGAACGCGTCCATGTCCAGGAAGTTCTGGAGCACGAACAGGTTGTCGAACAGGGTGTCGTGGCCGCCGGCCCGCTGGATCTCACCGAGCCCCAGGTGCTCGTGCTCCATCGCCTCGACCCGGGACGCCTGGACGCCCGAAAGGTACTCCCCCACCGTGTCGCCGGGCCGTGCCCGCGTCCACATGGGGACGGTGTTGAGGAGCACGCCGACGATGCCGGACAGGCCCTCGCCCTCCCGGCCGGAGACGGTCACGCCGAAGACGGCGTCGCTCCGGCCGGTGTGCGCGCCCAGCAGGAGGCCGAAGGCACCGGTGAGCACCGAGTTCAGTGTGACGCCGTGCGTCCTGGCGGCCTGGCGCAGCGCCTCCGACTGCCCGGCCGTGAGCGTGTGGACGAGCGCGCGCGGCAGGTCGTCCGTGAACGACGGCTCAGGTCCCGCGAGGAGGGTCGGCCCGGGGAGGCCGGACAGCTGCGAGGCCCAGAAGCGCTCCGAGGCCGCGTGGTCCCTGGCGTCGAGCATCCGGGCGTAGTCCTCGAAGCCGGGGCTCGCCGGGGTCGCGGTCAGAGGCTCCCCCGCGACGGCCGACCGGTAGGCGTCGAAGAGGTCCCGGAGCAGGATCTCGCGCGACCAGCCGTCCCACAGCAGGAGGTGGTAGCTGAGCAGCAGTCCGTCGTGTCCTCCGGGCAGGCGCACCACGGTGAGCCGGATGAGCGGGGGCGCGTCGAGGTCGAACCCCGTGTCGCGGTCCCGGGCGCGCAGGGCGTCGACCTCGGCGTCCGTCGCCAGGTCGAGGGTGTGGACCTCGGCCCGGCGGCCCGCCTTCAGGACCTGGACCGGGTTGCCGTCGCCGTCGGTGGTGAAGCCGGCGCCGACGACCGGGTGCCGGGCGATGACGTGGGCCATCGCCTCGCCCAGGGCCTCGGTGTCGAGGCGCCGGTCGAAGGTGAAGTAGGACTGCGCGACGTAGTGTCCGGCCCGGCCCGCCATCTGGGCCTGGAAGAAGAGGCCGCGCTGGAGCGGGGTGACGGGCGCGGTGCGCTCGGCCGTCGCGGAGGCGTCCGCGACGCGCTCCAGTGCCGTGTGCCAGTGCCCGGCGATCTCGTCGGGAACGCCCTCGGCGAGCGTGAAGGCCGCGTGCAGGCTTCCGGTGGCGTCGTCGGTCCAGGCGTTGACCTCGACTGCGTACGGGCTGCCCTGGTCGCCGGCGGTGAGCCGCAGGGCCTGGGACTCGCTGCCCCGGCCGAGGTAGTTGAACAGGACCTGCGGGCGGGCGGTCAGCAGC is drawn from Streptomyces sp. NBC_00178 and contains these coding sequences:
- a CDS encoding prolyl oligopeptidase family serine peptidase yields the protein MQRVTDQDPYLWLEDVEGEPALAWVARRNAETEAALAVGEDFAKLRTRLRDVLDASDRIPGTVRRGAHLYNFWRDATRVRGVWRRTTLEQYRKDAPEWEVLLDIDALAAAEGEKWVWAGAHVLRPGHDRALLSLSRDGGDAVVVREFDLVGMEFVEDGFRVAEAKTLIGWIDADTVFVGTDTGPGSLTDSGYPRTVRRWRRGTPLDDAPVVFEGEPGDVSAGAWHDSTPGFERDFVVRTLDFHRGELHLMGADGTLERIDVPDDAVAYAYRGYLVVTPKSAWLGQPAGSLLAFGFDAFRAGDRTAQVLFTPDGRTALADHSWTRHHLILTTMRDVNTRIEVLTPSSGGTWTRGPLAEVPALSDATVVDTDPDVSDEFFLDVSGFLQPSTLYRGETGGGMEILKQAPARFDTTGLRVAQHFAVSEDGTRVPYYVIGPEAARPGPTLLYGYGGFEISLTPYYGAVTGRAWLERGGTYVIANIRGGGEYGPTWHRAALGADRHRAFEDFAAVAGDLVARGITTPAMLGAEGGSNGGLLMGAMITRYPELFGAVVADVPLLDMMRFHKLLAGASWIAEYGDPDDAADAVHLRDLSPYHRLAAGLPCPPVLLMTSTRDDRVHPGHARKAAARMRELGLPVLFHENVGGGHAGASDNAQAAHNSALVHTFLWRHLAPRDPSAAR
- a CDS encoding ABC transporter ATP-binding protein; the encoded protein is MTTDTQRPRQGSDILRTALRRNLGAMAWGTVLMGLYQAGETAFPIALGLIVEHTMQDRSLGSLGLSVAALAVIITTVSLSWRFGMRILQKANTTEAHRWRVRVAACGLQPVARDVDLKSGEVLTIATEDADQTADIIEVVPLLISSLVAVVVAAVALGLADLRLGLLVIAGTVAILSVLSVMSGRIGSSTQEQQARVARAGAKVADLITGLRPLHGFGGNHAAFLSYRKVSTEARRQAVTVARVNGVYAGTALALNAVLAAAVTLTAGWLAFEGSITIGELVMAVGLAQFIMEPLKMFSEMPKYVMMARASAERMALVLTAPPVAAPGSGHPATGGDLEIDDVSHGSLGKLTFRVRAGEFVAVTAYQPRAAADLASVLAADTPPHAYEGAVRLGGQDLSDLSVEAVREHMLVNPYDGEIFAGTLRSNIDPSGTSATVAEAVEASMLTDVVALHRDGLDHGVRDRGANLSGGQRQRLSLARALAADAEVLVLHDPTTAVDAVTEQLISRNIAKLRRGRTTVVLTSSPALLDAADRVLVLDDGVITAEDTHRNLLATDEAYCLAVAR